The genomic interval CTTCCTCCGGTTTCACCGGTTTATTCACCGCGTCGACGAGCAACGTGACCTGGCGCCCTGGCTTTATCGGATGACCGTAAATGCCTGCCATGACATCCGCCGCAAACAAGGCAGGGCAGACACCATCTCGCTGGATGAATTCCTGGAAACCGGAGAGATCCAGGCGTTGAATTCAACGCCACACGCCGACGAGAACCTGAACCGGGAGGAAGAAAGGCGGATCGTGGCGGAAGCCTTAAAAAGACTGCCCGAAAAAGAACGAACAGCGATTGTTCTTCGGGACATCGAAGGCCTTCCAACTAGCGAAGTAGCCCGAATCCTCGGCTCCTCCGAGGGGACGGTCCGCTCACAGGTTTCCATGGCGAGACTAAAGATTAAGAAGTTCACGGAGCGTTTGCTGAGGCGAAAACCATGAAGTGCGAAGATTTTGAACAACTGATCGGCATGTATGCCGGGGGCGATCTCGAGGGGCGAAAGTCCCGGCTAGTCAAGGAGCATCTCAATGCGTGCGCCCGGTGCCATGATTTGGCCTCACAGCTGAAGTGCAGCCTGGCCACTCTGAATGAGATGAACGACGAACCGGTCGATGAGACATTGCTCCAAGAGCTGAGGAAGAGCGTCCTGAGGCAAATTTCTTCTGAACCGATATCTCGCCCCATGGAGAGTAGGTTTGGAGTGTTGTTCGGCGGGAGATGGAATTATGCTGTCCTGGCCATCCTTGTGATTGGCTTCCTTGCCGTTGCGCTGTTGAGACTCGACCGGTCCAGAGGTCCCCGTCAGGATTTGGCGGACCGGTCCAGAGAAAATGTCGCTCTACCGGTTGCGCCGAAAGTGTCCCCCGCTCCCCTGCCCTCCGATACTCAGCACGATCAAGGGTCGCAACGCGCCGGGTTGAGGTCAAGTCCAGCGATGCCCCGCCGCGCCGTCCAGCGCCCCAAGCCTGCGGCCCCGACCGGAGAAGTGGCCGTAAAGCAACCTCTGGCAATCGTGAACCCGAGTATTGAAATAGCTCAGATTGTGCCGATGCGTATTGATCTGTTCAAGATCGAACTTCCACGGAAACCGGACCCCTTGGTCATTAAATGGGTGTCCAAGGATCCTGATATAGACATCATTTGGTTAATTGACAAGAAGGGAGAATGAAATGAAATCACTCACGCACCATTCCGTTTGTGTGGCGCTGCTGGTGATCCTGGGCCTATTGATCCTCAACCAGCCCGGCGCGGCGCAATCGGATAAGGAAAAGGAAGCAACAACCAAAACGC from Terriglobia bacterium carries:
- a CDS encoding RNA polymerase sigma factor produces the protein MLEASDPLVSKEYSLLIKRAKAGDLGAFEELMIRHERRVFLTALRLLGQPDSARDATQDVFLRFHRFIHRVDEQRDLAPWLYRMTVNACHDIRRKQGRADTISLDEFLETGEIQALNSTPHADENLNREEERRIVAEALKRLPEKERTAIVLRDIEGLPTSEVARILGSSEGTVRSQVSMARLKIKKFTERLLRRKP
- a CDS encoding zf-HC2 domain-containing protein produces the protein MKCEDFEQLIGMYAGGDLEGRKSRLVKEHLNACARCHDLASQLKCSLATLNEMNDEPVDETLLQELRKSVLRQISSEPISRPMESRFGVLFGGRWNYAVLAILVIGFLAVALLRLDRSRGPRQDLADRSRENVALPVAPKVSPAPLPSDTQHDQGSQRAGLRSSPAMPRRAVQRPKPAAPTGEVAVKQPLAIVNPSIEIAQIVPMRIDLFKIELPRKPDPLVIKWVSKDPDIDIIWLIDKKGE